A stretch of the Myripristis murdjan chromosome 24, fMyrMur1.1, whole genome shotgun sequence genome encodes the following:
- the vipas39 gene encoding spermatogenesis-defective protein 39 homolog yields the protein MMKSKADEEDYWNSSKFKAFTFDDEDDEFTKLKESRQAVNSICGLVEEEEDEDEVEKVSWSGEPVGSISWSVRETASSLREQSFPKIDTTPSLPKNSSGYSLSSLFKGKTKSFQSFSEVLSDSSVRLYAPELRKPKSEYKDYVSDWSPEETVHRMQQGKAVSLEKFRSLQEKLLLLDEAVGVHDGNVITAVLIYLKKSLSKEVLFRELESRQTALRHFIHYLTESKEQRLLLELYRALGRTEDEALLQYKEHLRITDENKRRDFLKSCVSLPFSPEDAGHVQDHYTLLERQIIIEATDRQAETGGKVEIFQKFPRRASILNMPLITTLYYCCFYHYAETEGTYSSPANIRQTFRIAEKQYFVTALAARAKLKAWHDVDALFTSRNWLGFTRKKSPLSFSRVADILSKNNAPVQVLQEYVGLVDDVELRVALAQKYKCHFIVISTYRDLKDRQLLLGYRGKVERGSEEERKIDELLSNPQIRWKN from the exons ctgaagGAGTCCAGGCAGGCTGTGAACAGCATCTGCggcctggtggaggaggaggaggatgaagacgaGGTGGAGAAGGTCAGCTGGAGCGGAGAGCCTGTTGGAA gTATCTCGTGGTCGGTCAGGGAGACGGCGTCCAGCCTGCGAGAGCAGAGCTTCCCCAAGATCGACACGACGCCGTCGCTGCCCAAGAACAGCTCGGGGTACTCGCTGAGCTCGCTCTTCAAAG GCAAGACCAAAAGCTTCCAGTCCTTCTCTGAGG TGCTCAGCGACTCGTCCGTCAGACTCTATGCTCCTGAGCTGCGAAAACCCAAATCTGAATACAAG GATTACGTCAGTGATTGGTCGCCTGAGGAGACTGTCCACAGGATGCAGCAGGGGAAg gctGTCTCTCTGGAGAAGTTCCGCTCTCTGcaggagaagctgctgctgctggacgagGCGGTCGGCGTGCACGACGGGAACGTCATCACCGCT GTTTTAATCTATTTAAAGAAGTCTCTCAGTAAAG aggttTTGTTTCGGGAGCtggagagcagacagacggcTCTCAGACACTTCATCCACTACCTGACCGAGAGCAAAGAGCAGAGACTGCTGCTGGAGCTCTACAG GGCTCTGGGCAGGACGGAGGACGAGGCG CTGCTTCAGTATAAAGAGCACCTGAGGATCACAGATGAAAACAAGCGGAGGGACTTCCTGAAGAGCTGTGTCAG CCTGCCCTTTTCCCCAGAGGACGCAGGTCACGTTCAGGACCACTACACCCTGCTGGAGAGGCAGATCATCATCGAG GCAACCGACAGGCAGGCGGAGACTGGCGGGAAAGTGGAAATCTTCCAGAAGTTTCCCAGACGAGCTTCCATCCTCAACATGCCGCTCATCACCACCTTGTACTACTGCTGCTTCTACCACTACGCCGAGACCGAG ggtACCTACAGCAGTCCAGCCAACATCCGTCAGACGTTCAGG aTAGCGGAGAAGCAGTACTTTGTGACGGCGCTGGCGGCGCGGGCGAAGCTGAAGGCGTGGCACGACGTGGACGCCTTGTTCACCAGCAGGAACTGGCTGGGCTTCACCAGGAAGAAGTCGCCGCTCAGCTTCAGCAGGGTGGCCGACATCCTGAGCAAGAACAACGCCCCCGTGCAG GTGCTGCAGGAGTACGTGGGCCTGGTGGACGACGTGGAGCTCAGAGTCGCTCTGGCTCAGAAATATAAATGTCACTTCATCGTCATCAGT acGTACCGAGACCTGAAGGACCGGCAGCTGTTGCTAGGATACCGAGGGAAAGTGGAGCGAggctcagaggaggagaggaagatcgACGAGTTACTCAGCAACCCG CAAATCCGATGGAAGAACTGA
- the gpr132b gene encoding LOW QUALITY PROTEIN: putative G-protein coupled receptor 132b (The sequence of the model RefSeq protein was modified relative to this genomic sequence to represent the inferred CDS: deleted 1 base in 1 codon): MHETLTQSPLGTNNSSSSPSCDLPYDEDRLPLVLLYSVVLAIGLPANLLTIYLTWLQVRRKNVLGIYLWSLSLCDLMYLCTLPMWAYYVNQNHMWPWSGLACKVTGYIFFNNMYISIFLLCCISCDRYVAVVYAVESRGLRRQRLAIIVAAAIVLVVALGHMPVFIMQEGNASDGRCFEPGHSNTVVTGFNYARFVIGFLIPLALLVITNRVILANIQLSSGLRPQQKERVRYLAVAVVALFLVCFAPYHVILLVRAITFHFSQPGPSSCDFEKKIYTPYTISLGLSTFNSAINPILYVLSSDNIQKELVRGLAALHSRATVRPRSTDSSQHKMQHSKNSAETAATSRATEKPGSS; this comes from the exons ATGCATGAGACTCTGACTCAGAGTCCGTTGGGgaccaacaacagcagcagttctcCTTCCTGTGATCTTCCGTACGACGAGGACCGGCTGCCGCTGGTGCTGCTCTACAGCGTCGTGCTCGCCATCGGGCTGCCGGCCAACCTGCTGACCATCTACCTCACCTGGCTGCAGGTGAGGCGGAAGAATGTGCTGGGTATCTACTTGTGGAGCCTGTCGCTGTGCGACCTCATGTACCTGTGCACGCTGCCGATGTGGGCGTACTACGTGAACCAAAACCACATGTGGCCCTGGAGCGGGCTGGCCTGCAAGGTGACGGGCTACATCTTCTTCAACAACATGTACATCAGCATCTTCTTGCTCTGCTGCATCTCCTGCGACCGCTACGTGGCTGTAGTCTACGCCGTCGAGTCCCGCGGCCTCCGCAGGCAGCGACTGGCAATCATTGTCGCCGCCGCCATCGTCCTGGTGGTCGCTCTGGGCCACATGCCGGTCTTCATCATGCAGGAAGGCAACGCCAGCGACGGCCGATGCTTTGAGCCAGGCCATAGCAATACCGTGGTGACGGGCTTCAACTATGCCCGCTTCGTCATCGGCTTCCTGATCCCGCTGGCGCTGCTGGTCATCACCAATCGAGTGATCCTGGCCAACATCCAGCTGAGCAGCGGTCTGCGGCCGCAGCAGAAGGAGCGGGTGCGCTAC CTCgcggtggcggtggtggcgCTGTTCCTGGTGTGCTTTGCTCCGTACCATGTCATCCTCCTGGTGCGCGCCATCACCTTCCACTTTTCCCAGCCAGGTCCCAGCAGCTGCGACTTCGAGAAGAAGATCTACACGCCGTACACCATCTCGCTGGGCCTGTCCACCTTCAACAGCGCCATCAACCCCATCCTCTACGTCCTGTCCAGTGACAACATCCAGAAGGAGCTGGTCCGAGGCCTCGCCGCGCTGCACAGCCGCGCCACCGTCCGGCCCAGGTCCACCGACAGCAGCCAGCACAAGATGCAGCACTCCAAGAACTCAGCGGAGACCGCCGCCACCAGCCGGGCCACAGAGAAACCAGGATCATCATGA